The window AGCTCGCCAATGCCGTTAAAGTGACCCTTGGCCCCAAGGGCCGCAATGTCGCCATTGAAAAGTCCTTCGGCGCTCCCGTCATCACCAAGGACGGCGTGACCGTGGCCAAGGAAATCGAACTGACCGACAAGTTCGAAAACATGGGCGCCCAGCTCGTCAAGGAAGTGGCCTCCAAGACCTCTGACGCCGCTGGCGACGGTACCACCACCGCCACCATTCTGGCCCAGGCCATCTACCGCGAAGGCACCAAACTTGTGGCCGCTGGCCGCAACCCCATGGCCATCAAGCGCGGCGTGGACAAGGCTGTTGAAGCCCTGATCGCCGAGCTGTCCAACCTGGCCAAGCCCACCCGCGACCAGAAGGAAATTGCCCAGATCGGCACCATTTCCGCCAACTCCGACGCCACCATCGGCAACATCATCGCCGAAGCCATGTCCAAAGTGGGCAAGGAAGGCGTGATCACCGTTGAGGAAGCCAAGGGTCTGGAAACCACCATGGACGTGGTGGAAGGCATGCGCTTTGACCGCGGCTACCTCTCCCCCTATTTCGTGACCAACACCGAAAAGATGGTCTGCGAAATGGACAATCCTTACATCCTCTGCACCGAGAAGAAAATCTCCAGCATGAAAGACATGCTGCCCGTGCTTGAGCAGGTTGCCAAGGTGAACCGTCCGCTCATGATCATCGCTGAAGACGTGGAAGGCGAAGCCCTTGCCACTCTGGTGGTCAACAAGCTGCGCGGCGCCCTGCAGGTTGTGGCCGTGAAGGCCCCCGGCTTCGGCGACCGCCGCAAGGCCATGCTTCAGGATATCGCCGTGCTGACCGGCGGCCAGGTGGCTTCTGACGACACCGGCTCCAAGCTTGAAAGCATGACCCTTGCCGAACTTGGCACCGCCAAGCGTATTGTCATCGACAAGGAAAACACCACCATCGTTGACGGCGCTGGTAAGGGCGACGACATCAAGGCCCGCGTGAAGCAGATCCGTGCCCAGATTGAAGACAGCACCTCTGACTACGACCGCGAAAAGCTCCAGGAACGCCTGGCCAAGCTCGTGGGCGGCGTGGCCGTTGTGCATGTGGGCGCTGCCACCGAAGTGGAAATGAAGGAAAAGAAAGACCGCGTTGAAGACGCCCTGAACGCCACCCGCGCTGCCGTTGAAGAAGGCATCGTGCCTGGCGGCGGCACTGCGCTGATCCGCGTTTCCAAGGTGCTGAACGACATCAAGCCCGCCGACGACGACGAACTTGCTGGCGTGAACATCATCCGCCGTTCCATTGAAGAACCCCTGCGCCAGATCGCCCACAATGCCGGCTTTGAAGGCTCCATCGTGGTCGAAAAGGTTCGCCAGGGCAAGGACGGCTTCGGCTTCAACGCCGCCACCGGCGAATACGAAGACCTCATCAAGGCTGGCGTTATCGACCCCAAAAAGGTTACCCGTACAGCCCTGCAGAACGCCGCTTCCGTGGCTTCCCTGCTGCTGACCACCGAATGCGCCATTGCTGAAAAGCCCGAACCCAAGAGCGCGGCTCCTGCCATGCCCGACATGGGCGGCATGGGCGGCATGGGTGGCATGGGCGGCATGTACTAAGCCAGCCCTACGGCTCATACGTTTGAATAATGAAAAAGGCTCCCGCGAAAGCGAGAGCCTTTTTCATTGCGTTGACGAAGTCTACGTAACCAGAAAACAGGAGCAGGCTGCGGCTTGCCCCGCGGATAATGCTCCGGCGTCAGCCGCCCTCCCCTCAAAAAGCTCAAAACAAATCTATTCTATACCTGGCGGGCTTCAGGGTTGAGACAGTTGGCGGGCAGCTTGCCGTCAAGCGCTGCAAAAATCTTTTCCGCACTGCTGCGCCCCATGTTTCTGAATCCGTCCATGGTCGCCGCCCCCTTGTGCGGGGTCATCAGCACGTTGGGCAGATCGCAGAGAGCAGGAAGCACCAGCGGTTCGTCTTCAAACACGTCCAGCCCGGCCCCGGCTATCACGCCGTTTTTCAGGGCGCTGGCAAGAGCGGCCTCGTCCACAACCTTGCCACGCGCTGTATTGATAAGGATGGCATGGGGCTGCATGAGTTCAAGCTCCCTGCTGCCGATATATTTTTCCGTTTCCGGCGTCAGCGGCATGTGCAGGCTGACAAAGTCGGACTGACGCAGCAGATCATCCTTGCTGACGTAGCGCGCGCCCGTACTGGCCTCAAAATTTTCGTTGCGGTGACGCGCGGTGTAAAGCAGCGACATGCCAAAGCCTGCGGCCCGGGCTGCCACGGCTTGCGCAATACGCCCGCTGCCCACGAGGCCCAGTGTTTTGCCAGAAACGCGCAAGCCCAAGTTGACCGTCATGGGCCAGGGCCTTTCTCCGCTACGCACAAAGGTGTCGCAAGCGCGCAGTTTACGCGCCACGCCGAGCATGAGCGCAAAGGCCATATCAGCTGTGTCATCGGTGACAAAGCCGGGATTGTGCGTCACCCATATGCCGTTGCGGGTGGCAGCGGCAATATCCACA is drawn from Desulfovibrio sp. and contains these coding sequences:
- the groL gene encoding chaperonin GroEL (60 kDa chaperone family; promotes refolding of misfolded polypeptides especially under stressful conditions; forms two stacked rings of heptamers to form a barrel-shaped 14mer; ends can be capped by GroES; misfolded proteins enter the barrel where they are refolded when GroES binds): MSAKEILFDVKAREKLARGVDKLANAVKVTLGPKGRNVAIEKSFGAPVITKDGVTVAKEIELTDKFENMGAQLVKEVASKTSDAAGDGTTTATILAQAIYREGTKLVAAGRNPMAIKRGVDKAVEALIAELSNLAKPTRDQKEIAQIGTISANSDATIGNIIAEAMSKVGKEGVITVEEAKGLETTMDVVEGMRFDRGYLSPYFVTNTEKMVCEMDNPYILCTEKKISSMKDMLPVLEQVAKVNRPLMIIAEDVEGEALATLVVNKLRGALQVVAVKAPGFGDRRKAMLQDIAVLTGGQVASDDTGSKLESMTLAELGTAKRIVIDKENTTIVDGAGKGDDIKARVKQIRAQIEDSTSDYDREKLQERLAKLVGGVAVVHVGAATEVEMKEKKDRVEDALNATRAAVEEGIVPGGGTALIRVSKVLNDIKPADDDELAGVNIIRRSIEEPLRQIAHNAGFEGSIVVEKVRQGKDGFGFNAATGEYEDLIKAGVIDPKKVTRTALQNAASVASLLLTTECAIAEKPEPKSAAPAMPDMGGMGGMGGMGGMY
- a CDS encoding D-glycerate dehydrogenase, which translates into the protein MIRPKIFVPRTVVPEALELLQTRCDVEMGPGGGLPHEKLVEAVRGCDGVLSPVVALPSDVIDAMAPTCKIISCFGVGFDHVDIAAATRNGIWVTHNPGFVTDDTADMAFALMLGVARKLRACDTFVRSGERPWPMTVNLGLRVSGKTLGLVGSGRIAQAVAARAAGFGMSLLYTARHRNENFEASTGARYVSKDDLLRQSDFVSLHMPLTPETEKYIGSRELELMQPHAILINTARGKVVDEAALASALKNGVIAGAGLDVFEDEPLVLPALCDLPNVLMTPHKGAATMDGFRNMGRSSAEKIFAALDGKLPANCLNPEARQV